Proteins encoded by one window of Thunnus thynnus chromosome 3, fThuThy2.1, whole genome shotgun sequence:
- the LOC137180333 gene encoding nuclear factor 7, ovary-like, translated as MSAASCLLSEDQFLCSICLDVFTDPVTTPCGHNFCKNCINKYWNINVPCKCPMCKKVFYTRPELHVNTFISEMVSQFRQEAQQKASSTYSDHKTHEFVPLKEGYGGKKAELGKTEAEIQQMIQKRRLKIQEIKHSVDLSKEAADREKAEGVQVFTALKESVERSLNELIETIEEKQRTTEKQAEDFIKELEQEISELKKRSSEVEKLSRSEDHLHLLQNFPFLKAAPPTKDWTVVSVRPPSYEGTVVRAVTQLEETLSKEMKKLFEVELKRVQQYAVDVTLDPHTAHPELILSDDGKQVNHGDVWKNLPDNPERFSDCVNVLGKQSFSSGRFYFEVQVKGKTKWDLGVARESINRKGQITLTPQDGYWTICLRNGNEYKALAGPPVILSLQSQLQKVGVFVDYEEGLVSFYDVDAAALIYSFTGCSFTDKLYPYFCPCINYGGKNSAPLIICPVNQTE; from the coding sequence atgtctgctgccagctgtctgctatctgaagatcagtttctgtgctccatctgtctggatgtgttcactgatccagtcaccacaccatgtggacacaacttctgcaaaaactgcatcaatAAATACTGGAATATTAATGTCCCTTGCAAGTGTCCCATGTGTAAAAAGGTTTTCTACACAAGACCTGAGCTTCACGTCAACACTTTCATCTCAGAGATGGTTTctcagttcagacaggaagctcaacagaaagccagCAGCACCTATTCTGACCACAAGACACATGagtttgttcctctgaaagaagGATATGGaggaaagaaggcagagctggggaagacagaggctgaaattcagcagatgatccagaagagaCGACTGAAGATTCAAGAGATCAAACACTCAGTTGACCTCAGTAAGGaagctgcagacagagagaaagcagaaggtgTTCAGGTCTTCACCGCTCTGAAGGAGTCTGTTGAGAGAAGCCTGAATGAGCTCATTGAGACGattgaagagaagcaaagaacgacagagaaacaggctgaagacttcatcaaagagctggaacaggaaatctctgagctgaaGAAGAGAAGCTCTGAGGTGGAAAAGCTCTCACGCtctgaagaccacctccacctcctccaaaacttCCCGTTCCTGAAAGCTGCTCCACCCACCAAAGATTGGACAGTGGTCAGCGTCCGTCCACCATCATATGAGGGGACTGTGGTGAGAGCTGtgactcagctggaggagacgctcagtaaagagatgaagaagcttTTTGAGGTCgagctgaagagggtccagcagtatgcagtggatgtgactcttgatcctCATACAGCACATCCTgaactcatcctgtctgatgatgggAAACAAGTAAATCATGGTGACGTGTGGAAGAATCTCCCAGACAACCCAGAGAGATTTTCTGATTGTGTTAATGttttaggaaagcagagtttctcttcaggcagattttactttgaggttcaggttaaagggAAGACTAAATGGGATTTAGGAGTGGCCAGAGAGTCGATCAACAGGAAGGGACAAATCACACTGACACCTCAGGATGGTTACTGGACTATATGtttgagaaatggaaatgagtacAAAGCTCTTGCTGGTCCTCCAgtcattctctctctgcagtctcagcttcagaaggtgggggtgtttgtggattatgaggagggtctggtctccttttatgacgtagatgctgcagctcttatctactcctttactggctgctccttcactgaCAAACTCTACCCATACTTCTGTCCCTGTATTAATTATGGTGGTAAAAACTCCGcccctctgatcatctgtcctgtcaatcaaactgagtAG